DNA from Petropleomorpha daqingensis:
CCGTGGTCGGCGGCGAGCGTCGTCGCGACCTCGATGCCGACCTCGACCGCCCGGCGGGCCTCGTCGAGCGTCATCGCCGGGCCGACGGCCAGGTCGGCGGTGCCGGCGCGCACCTTGCGGTCGAGCAGGCCCTCCGCCGGGTCCAGCGGCGCCGCGACGCCGACGTCCACCACCACGACGTCGGCCCCCAGCTGCGCGGCGAAGGCGTTCACCACCGCGCCGCCGGCGACGAAGTTGGCGACCATCTGCGCGGTCACCTCCTGCGGCCACGGCGTCACGCCCTGGGCGTGCACCCCGTGGTCCCCGGCGAAGACGGCGACCGCGGCGGGAGACGGGATCGGAGCCGGGCACTCGCCGGCGATCCCGGCGAGCTGCGCGGCGACGTCCTCGAGCACGCCGAGCGAGCCCGGCGGCTTGGTCATGCGGTCGAGCCGTTCGCGGGCGGCGCGCTCGGCCGCCGCGTCGCGGGGGCGGACGGCGGCGATCGTCTGGTCCAGCAGCGTGCTCAGCGGAACTCCTCGGGGGATGCGGTCGGGTCCAGGATCCCAGCGAGCGCCTCGGCGAACGCACGGGAGGTCTCCGGATCGCGCACGGCGACCCGCAGGTGGTCGGGGGACAGGCCCGGGAAGGTGTCGCCGCGGCGCACCGCGAAGCCGGCCTCGCGCAGCGCTGCGCGGACCCGCGCGCCGTCCGGCACCCGCAGCAGCACGAACGACGAGCGCGGGTCGGCGACCACCTCGACGCCGGGCGGCAGGGCGGCCAGCAGCGCCTTGCGGGCGCTCTCCAGCTCGACCGCGGCCGCCTCCGCCTCGGCCCGGGCGGCCGGCGTGGAGCAGGCCACCAGCGCGGCCAGCGCCGGGGTCGACACCGGCCAGTGCGGCTGCTGCGCGGCCAGCCGGGCGATCAGGTCCGCCGGCCCGAGCGCGTAGCCGACCCGCAGGCCGGCCAGCCCCCAGGTCTTGGTCAGGCTGCGGACGACGAGCAGTCCCGGCAGGTCCCGGCGCGCGGCCAGCGACTCCGGCTCACCGGGCACCGTGTCGGCGAACGCCTCGTCGACCAACAGCACCCGCTCGGGACGGGCCAGCGCGGCGATGTCGGCCGCAGGGTGCAGCACCGACGTCGGGTTGGTCGGGTTGCCCAGCACGACGAGGTCGGCGTCTTCCGGGACGGCGCGCAGCCGGTAGCCCGGCGGGTCGAGCAGCAGCCGCTCGAGCGGGTGCCCGGCGGCGCGCAGCGCGGCCTCCGGCTCGGTGAACGACGG
Protein-coding regions in this window:
- the cobC gene encoding Rv2231c family pyridoxal phosphate-dependent protein CobC gives rise to the protein MNLDFHGDDELAPGLVDLAVNVRAGTPPEWLRAALHDAVDASAAYPDPRPARAAVARAHGRPEDEVLLTAGAAETFVLVARALRPRRAVVVHPSFTEPEAALRAAGHPLERLLLDPPGYRLRAVPEDADLVVLGNPTNPTSVLHPAADIAALARPERVLLVDEAFADTVPGEPESLAARRDLPGLLVVRSLTKTWGLAGLRVGYALGPADLIARLAAQQPHWPVSTPALAALVACSTPAARAEAEAAAVELESARKALLAALPPGVEVVADPRSSFVLLRVPDGARVRAALREAGFAVRRGDTFPGLSPDHLRVAVRDPETSRAFAEALAGILDPTASPEEFR